A window of Candidatus Margulisiibacteriota bacterium genomic DNA:
GTTGTTGGCGGTGTTTGTCTGGTGGTGGGGGGGGGGGGGGCCGCGGTGGGGGGGGGGGGGGCCCCGAAACCAGCCCGTCCGCAGCCGCGGCTGTTCAAGGAATCGCCGAACAAACTGCCGCCAGACAAAGAGACCTGGAAATATTACTCGAAGACCGCAAACATTCTCTGCAGGAATTCGAGGCTGAGCTGCTGCTGGCCGCCCAGAATATCACAGAGTTTGAGGAGCGTATCCAAAAGGTCATAGCCGCTGTGCGGGCGGAGCTGGCGCAGATCTACGCTTTGCTGGATAAGATCACCGCGGCGCCGGCCGCAGATCTTACCGCCGCCGAGCGCCAGGAACAGGCCGCGGTTGATTTTATTTATTCCCAGCAGGGTCATCTCGAAGAGACGGGACAGGATGTGCTGTCCTTGCTGAACGGCGAGCTAAATCGGCCTGGCGTCAATGCGCGGCTGGCTGATTTGGAACAGGCTTTTTCCGAGAGAACGCGCGGTGAATGCCGCGACGCTTTATTCGGCTGGTTTGATCTCGGAGAGGGCGCCTATGAGATCGGCCAGATCGACGCGTTGAGCGCCGAACTGCTGAAATATAAACAACAACTGCAAATAATGAATCTGGCGCTGGAAGTCCTGACCGCCGAGCCTCCGGTGGAAGGCGCGGGAGTTTCCGCCGGCCTGCAGGCCAAACTGGACGCGCTGGTTTCCCTCGGAGATCAATACATCGCCATTCAAGCGCTGAAACATTTGCAAGAATATCTGGCCATTGAGAGAGATATTGCCAGCGCGCAGAGCGAGCAGGTCAAGAAAAATATAGAAAGCTTCAAACAAGCTGTGATGTCCAAATGGGAAAAAATAATACGCGGGTATGTTTCTCTGCTGGAAATTAAAAGTGACGCTGTAGAAATTTTGGACGATCTGGAAAAAGGTGTGAGAGTTTCCGCTGTGGCTTCTGGCGGAGAAAACAGCGGCGGTTCGAATGACGAGCCGTCCGAACAGATTGCCAAGCAGATCGCAGAAGCTCTGCGGCAGGGCAATATAGACGAAGTTTTGGACTTGCTTTTAGATTGGGGCGGCAATATTCCGCCGGAATTTGCCAGTCTCCTCGATCTGCTCAAGCAAAAAATCGAGGATAAAGTTTTGCGGCTGATCGCTGATCTTAATTTTACCGAACTGAAAAAAATGTACGACCGTCTGCCGCCCGAACTAAAAGAATTTGTCAAAAATTTGCTGAAAAAAGAACTGGAGACGAACGCAAAACTTGCCGCCAGCCTGGATAAAGACCTGCTGTTGGTCAGCAAATAAAGATTTGTTTAATCAAAAGTCGATCAAATCCTTGACGCGTACCGGCGGCGCGCTGGCGATCAGAAAAGTAGAGTAGGCGCCGGACTTATTTTCCAGCTACAAATGCTGGACGCCGCGCGGCGGAATTCCCCGCGCATATTTTGTGATCAGCGTTGTGACCAGACAGTGCGCCAGCAGGATAATGCCCCAGCCGCCCAAAGGATAAAGCAGCCAGCTGGCATCGTTTTGGTTGTTTATTTTCGTGAGGCCAAAAAGAAAAATTATTACCAAACCGAATAAAACCGCGTGCGCCTGACAGACCAGATGAAAGCCGAAAAATATAGTTGCCTCGCGGATATTTTCGCGGGTCAGCGGCAGTCCGGCGTTGAGCTTGATGATGCGCGCGGTGCGCCATTTTTCCAGCTGCGGCGCAAATCCGGTAAAAGTCAGCAGATAGTGAATTAAAACCACCGGCCCCCACGCCACGCAGGGTATCAGCCAAAATGTTTCCGCAAAAAGCAATTTGTTGATGCTGATCAGCAGCAGCGACACCAGCAGATAAACACTCA
This region includes:
- a CDS encoding 2TM domain-containing protein — translated: MDSRSKALAKFISRAFFYFHFFIYTGINALLIAVNKTTSPEIPWFILPLSVWGIFLFLHFGIHFFIESRTAREWRRAHLASITPGPLEKDLPQRELKKRRAARLFFWLAFYFHLSVYLLVSLLLISINKLLFAETFWLIPCVAWGPVVLIHYLLTFTGFAPQLEKWRTARIIKLNAGLPLTRENIREATIFFGFHLVCQAHAVLFGLVIIFLFGLTKINNQNDASWLLYPLGGWGIILLAHCLVTTLITKYARGIPPRGVQHL